In the Malus domestica chromosome 16, GDT2T_hap1 genome, one interval contains:
- the LOC103402922 gene encoding pentatricopeptide repeat-containing protein At2g02750: MRHEIAKLVASGSYREALCLHAQRHSASLRPHEFTFPPLFKACGKLRSALQAQILHTHLVKTGFSADVYSATALTDVYMKLRFMEDALKVFEEMPERNLASLNAVITGFLRNGYCREALRLFKNVGVGGFKPNSVTIASMISACGSAEQGMEMHCLAVKLGVDSDVYVGTSFLTMYSNCGKLVLAEKVFEEMAIKNVVSYNAFVSGLLQNGVPHVALDVFKQMRACTGENPNSVTLISVVSTCASLSYLQFGKQVHALVVKIEMGLDVMIGTALVDMYSKCGCWQLAYAIFKELDEKRNLFTWNAMIAGMMLNAQTENAVELFEQLEIEGFEPDSVTWNSMISGFSQLGKGIEAFKYFKRMQSAGAVPSLKSITSLLPACADLSALQCGKEVHGHAVRTSISNDLFISTALIDMYMKCGQSTCARRIFDGFRIKPNDPAFWNAIISGYGRNGGSESAFGIFEQMLEEKVLPNAATFTSLLSMCSHTGLVDKGWQVFRMMNKDFGLKPNQEHFGCMVDLLGRTGRLDEARELIQELPEPSGAVFASLLGACECHLDSELGKEVAVKLSELEPVDPVPFVILSKIYAALGRWEDAEKIRGLVNDKTRRKLPGFSLLRLHEK, translated from the coding sequence TGCGGGAAGCTCCGATCAGCTCTGCAGGCACAAATTCTACATACCCATCTCGTCAAAACCGGGTTTTCGGCCGATGTTTACTCCGCCACTGCTCTGACTGATGTGTATATGAAACTTCGTTTTATGGAAGACGCACTCAAGGTGTTTGAGGAAATGCCTGAACGGAACTTGGCTTCGTTGAACGCGGTGATCACCGGGTTTTTGCGAAATGGGTACTGTAGAGAGGCTCTGCGGTTGTTTAAGAACGTGGGGGTTGGAGGGTTCAAGCCCAATTCAGTTACGATAGCTAGTATGATATCGGCATGTGGGAGTGCAGAACAAGGCATGGAAATGCATTGCTTGGCGGTGAAGCTGGGCGTTGACAGCGATGTTTATGTTGGGACGTCGTTTCTGACGATGTATTCGAACTGCGGAAAGTTGGTTTTGGCTGAGAAGGTGTTTGAGGAAATGGCAATAAAGAATGTTGTGAGCTATAATGCTTTTGTTTCAGGGCTCTTGCAGAATGGCGTTCCTCATGTGGCGTTGGATGTGTTTAAGCAAATGAGAGCATGTACAGGTGAAAATCCCAATTCAGTTACGTTGATTTCCGTTGTTTCTACCTGTGCTAGTCTTTCGTATCTCCAATTTGGCAAGCAGGTTCACGCTTTGGTTGTTAAAATTGAGATGGGGCTTGATGTTATGATTGGAACAGCACTTGTGGACATGTATTCCAAGTGTGGTTGTTGGCAGCTGGCTTATGCTATTTTCAAAGAACTAGATGAAAAAAGGAACTTGTTTACATGGAATGCCATGATCGCCGGAATGATGTTGAATGCGCAAACTGAGAATGCCGTTGAGCTATTTGAACAGCTAGAAATTGAAGGATTTGAACCCGATTCAGTTACTTGGAATTCAATGATCAGTGGGTTTTCACAACTAGGGAAGGGGATTGAAGCTTTCAAATATTTTAAGAGAATGCAATCAGCTGGTGCAGTCCCCAGTTTAAAATCTATCACAAGTCTTCTACCAGCATGTGCAGATTTATCTGCTCTGCAATGTGGAAAAGAAGTTCATGGGCACGCAGTTAGGACCTCTATTAGCAATGATCTATTCATTTCAACTGCTCTTATTGACATGTACATGAAATGTGGGCAGTCTACTTGCGCAAGAAGAATTTTTGATGGGTTTCGAATAAAACCCAATGATCCAGCATTTTGGAATGCAATCATATCAGGGTATGGAAGAAACGGTGGGAGTGAATCTGCATTCGGAATCTTTGAGCAGATGTTGGAAGAAAAAGTACTACCAAATGCTGCAACTTTCACGAGTCTTCTATCTATGTGCAGTCACACTGGTTTGGTGGACAAGGGATGGCAAGTTTTTAGGATGATGAACAAAGATTTTGGTCTAAAACCAAATCAAGAGCATTTTGGTTGCATGGTTGATCTTCTGGGTCGAACTGGCAGGTTGGATGAAGCCCGAGAACTAATACAAGAATTACCAGAGCCTTCTGGAGCAGTTTTCGCTTCTTTGCTAGGTGCCTGTGAATGCCATTTGGATTCAGAACTGGGGAAAGAAGTGGCTGTAAAACTTTCAGAATTAGAGCCAGTGGACCCGGTACCTTTCGTGATCCTTTCGAAGATATATGCTGCACTTGGAAGGTGGGAGGATGCAGAAAAGATTAGAGGATTGGTGAATGATAAAACACGAAGAAAGCTCCCTGGCTTTAGTTTATTAAGACTGCATGAAAAGTAG